TAGCCCAGGTTGtacataatctgaaaattaattttcacCAGTTAGCTCTCCCCTTATTTCttctttccccttttttcttcgttcttcttctccttcccaTGTCAGCCTTTGCACCACAAAATTTCTCTACTATTGTtattctccttcaattcttttccGGATTTCAATGGTTAACTAaggatttgaaaaataaaagtcaCCATTACAAGTGGTTTGAAGATTCGAtttcagaaattgagttttccgATTTGTTAGTTGTGTGAAATGGGTGTTGTCTCAATTGATTGGAATCATTAAGATGAGTTCAAAACTTAAATctcaagtgatttggagtagatttaggctatatttgagttaaatttcagaaattgagttttccgatttgttagttgtttggaatgGGTGTTGTCTTAATTGATTGGAATCATCAAGATGAGTTTAAAACTTAaatttcaagtgatttggagtagcTTTAGGttatatttgagttaaatttcagaggatgcccaaagaagaagaagaatacgtGAAACTCCATTGATAGGATTCAtttgtataataatgtataatattgtataaatagtatataatagtgtataaacacaacttatacactattatatccAATGTTGATACATTATTTATAGATATTTggtgatcttcttcttcttctttttcttcttcttcttatacaCCTATATACATAGTGTATCAAGAATATTTTCACTCTGTGATTATACAtctttatacacttttatacaactaTATATATACTGTACCtctttgtataaaagtgtattAGCATCGCTGACGAAATTTTTGTACGATTTTCActtgcaattcttgtataaaactAGTCCAAATCTCCGGCAAATAACTTCAAACTTTGTATAGTACAACctacttaggggtcgtttggttggaatatgATTTATGCCGATATAAGTTATATTGGGATACgttatgctgggattagttatgttgggattgttgtttattcattgtttgatatgttgtattaagaatgacaattgcataatttctaagaagaagatataagttataccggtgctaGTTACCCCAcattctataaggtataagttatcccgatgttaaaattaacaccgtgataacttatacctggtttGTTAACGAAACagagtattaaggtggtattaactTTTTATACCAtccttataccttcttatacctcataccaaacgaccccttagactATTTCTAATAAGTTCAAACAATACCCACTCTAAATTTCTCACAGAATCATAATCGAAATTTAACAAGATTAGCATTAAAGGAGATGAGATTTTAGGTTTCTCGCGTCAGTTTTTGCGTTTTGGAGTTGTGATAGGTATGTATAAACATGAAgatatacaattttttttttttaaaaaaaaacagagaaGTATTGGTTATGGAAGAAGGCACGAATGAGTGTTGACTGGATGGGGAACtgatttttcttttcagttttatTTGCATATGAttctttttcattaattaaattaaatatttatgggtGAAAAATGAGGAGAGAGCTACAATAGGGGTAGGTAGGAATAGATGAAGTTGTTATAATTAGAGggaatgagaaaagaaaagatcttattgatatttggctaCACATTTGTAAACTTGTAACTGAGCCAAAATAGTGCAAGATCAACTTATGGAGTTCATTATTTTGTAATTTTGTCTATTTAAATCATCTTAGAAAGAATTAaaatactttttaattttattttcatgttttacttaaataaaatgaaaaaacttaattattatctttaataataaatatttgagaTAATTGGTTTATTCATATAATATCAACTATTAATTAAATCTATttatgtccttattcgtaatttgatacttaaaagcactttttggaAAGCTTGGTTAAATATAAATtattgttcaaaaatatttttcagattgattagccaaacacaaaatatttctctccaaaagtacttttttccaaaaaaaaaaataaaattctcaaaataagcaATTTTTTCTAGTTTGGATAGACAGGCTATTAGTTATAAATGTACACAGTACTGACAATGATAATTTTTTACGAAACGAAAACAATCTCAAAATAGATCAGCCATAGTGACGTAACTTATCAAGCTTTCTTAAGTTATTTTTCTTGTAAACCAAATCATATAATCTTATCATACACGAAAGTTTACTTGGAACAATATGGATCGAGTCGACTAAACTAAAGATGCATCACAAGTTttagaaaaaaattaataataaaaccaagatgttataaatatattatattatagatgtttatttagtactccattgtaaataagTTTTTTGAAGAAACTTATCCATATGGAACTCcgccataaatatgtttatctatttagtactctattggaaataagtctcCTAAAGAAGTTTATCACTTCGGTATCcgattatggataaatattattcccggtagaagattatccatatcgggtacaataagcttatcctttcgatactccgttatggataaacattaccctcgatagaagattattcatacggtgtataataagcttatcctttcgatactccattttggataaacattacccccggtagaagattatccataccgggtacaaTGAGTTTAttctttcagtactccgttatggataaacattcgtagaagattatctatacctggtacaatgagcttatcctttcagtactccgttatggataaacattactctcagtagaagattatccatatatggtatagtagcagcttacacatcagcttcctttcttctataaatagaagagatttcagttcaattcattatgtacatcagtttgaattcgaataatatatcagtttctctctatacttgtttttactttacagtctttattttataacatgttatcagcacgagactctgccatctcgagcaaatactttgaaattatccaaggtacgaactttctttttctatataatgtcaaatctttctaaacttgaatttgtagtcctggatatatcgggcaaaagctacatatCTTGGGtgtttgatgctgaaattcatcttgatgcaatgggtctggcagacaccatcaaggataaaatcaggcatcaaatcaagactgtgccaaagcaatgatattcctacgccatcaccttgatgagggcctggaaatggaatatctcactattaaagatccagtcatactgtggaataatttgaaaggtagatatgaccacctgaaggtggtcgttcttccacaagcacgttatgattggactcatctaagactacaagattttaaatctataagTGGATATAATTCTGTTATGtttagaattatttcccaattgaaattatgtggtgataatattagtgatcatgatatgttggagaaaactttcaccacttttcatgcctcgaatacgctcctgcagcagcaatatcgaaaGATGGGATTCAAAaggtattctgaacttatctcacatcttcttgtagccgagcaacataatgggctattaatgaaaaatcatgaaagccgacctactggttcttgtccattctctgaagtgaatgagacgaactttcaccaagctaagcgtggaggaggtcgtggccccagtcgtggtcatgaccgtggtcggggaagaaattttaatcatggtaataataatgcaccaaagaaccctcctcatcaccagcagtggaaaaggaaggaataaaagcatgaagcggtACAAGCaccaaatgcaaaaaatgcatgctatagttgtggaggaaaagggcactggtcacgtatctgtcgtacgccaaagcacctggttgagctttatcaagcctccctaaagaaaacagagaaaaatgctgaagcaaattttatttctgaagataatttagacttcatgcatttggatgtagctgattaccttgcactctcagaaggagaaacaagtcatgtaatcggtggtgaatctatagaaatgtaaatattttaatttttgttgtttgtaatagatagtatggttatgtaattgttgtacataaagaaaaaatatgatttgataatgatgtttactataatatatcttatttatgtcactttgaagaatatggataacattattagatcaacttaaactctagcggagtttgcaagaaatatacaaccaccagaagtggttatatttcgtatatctcattgtaacgaTATTTTGTTAACCatcagaagtggtatatgcctatgatcaccagaattgataatttaggctttttatggttacaattgaagataagctacataaatattctctatattaaatgcacgcctcgatttgctactgaagtagtaaatattttaaaagaggttaaagaatcacaatttgatgtgattaatgcgcattcaaataattatgttcgatttcttgaaggatgagaacttttgataatattaatccattccctgaaatgagtgtgataatattaataaatcTGGTAAATATAAATGCACTCTTGATGtgaatatattacaattcacctccagaagaggtaatataATTGAGAGGATATATattcaatatttcgtattttaaatttgctcctaaagaagtaacacaattgaaattacctcctaaagtaggaaaatattataagaagagttttcttgtgcttaaactattgttttacattgtttatttgattgtgattttctctcatgataccagaagtgtatgagcaatatttgatagtacaaaatgcatcAACAACTCttgaagagctaactgtttgcctagaagacacatgacaccagtagtatctaataaatattagattgtggataataaatgaaggttCTCGAAGagtttatatacaaatatgtcattcatattatatgattatggtcaaaacatatattgtattaaacctgaagtttactaatacaaatgactaTTATATTGAGATTACAAATGACtggaagattgaaaatcttcatgttttcacaatcataggaggtaaaataatatgtatgtgagaagttacccgccttattcttcaatttatattatatcatgtatcacagtaaattAGAAGTTTACTAATGTAAAAGCAGTTACGGTAAACCaaaagtttactaatgcaaatatttatgccatagtaaaccagaattttactaagagatagcacatgtcatgataaacttgaagtttttatttgccatttttgaatGAGCTATTtaagaattcagataagcatatattgaagaactagaagattcttcaagaattctcctgtgttgcttgttctcataataaattaattataccaactaaagttgggactaagacccctgattctgaaatatataaaaggtgaatatgagcCCATTCACCtgtcatgtgaaccacttatagatgcatatataatatagttacatgtatgtttattgtcaacctgcagtttggcatttgagaTTGCTTTTATCAATTAAGAGCATaactttcagattatgaaaaatcaagacagttcatcttgataataccggtttatatccaagctggtttagcattgaatacctcctactAATGGCTAAACTGTTGCttttatgagaacaaagcttcatgtgttggtctaagatcttctaaattgcatacaacaacacttgtatgcattagaccaacaatatatgataaagtcctcccctcacaattggtttaggatcagaaatcaaatatttttactatcttttgatgtgtggtatatgattaatttctctaccacaatacacaaagatatatttcccaaagaagattggggatatatgttaatttttctaacatttgggggatggaataaacaactgaaaaatatgttatatgaatcgaattatcattaatataatcctcacttagaagataatttaAGTCAAATGCCAGAaacatttgctgatccaaaatttaatatcatatttcagctacaaatgctcctattaaaattaaagtccctgaaggatagagtttactgtacgcatgaagcgtcgtagaccaatcggttccaaaggtaacaatccttgaaaaatggtaggagctaatgatcaaaaagatcataatgaggaggaaataagctctagaagagcccacaacataacatttcatgaaactcccgaagaagttcaggtacctgaaaataaagaaagtgatgagatctcaacaagttatgtcgcttaggaactgacacaaaatgattgtcgacgatatatttgatacaatatagtgcacaatattgtaaaagattgtgaggatcggaccagtagtccagacacttgaagatgtcataccatttagatacaagtcttaacctatatgacttatttgactaaatctaaatgaagatccttgaaggattaaAAATGCCTGaaacatataattcaaagtctcgagaaatgtactcgatcaaattacaaagatctttgtacggtttaaagcaatcagTGCacgtgtggtataatcgcctcagtaaatatttgctgaaagaagtttacataaatggtgttatttgtccatgtatttttataaagaaaatgtcatcagaatttgttatacttgctgtttatgctGATGACATAAAatttgttggaactccagaagagctccaaaaggcaattgaatatcttaagaaagaatttgagatgaaagatcttggaaaaataaaaatttgtctttggtctgcaaattgaatatttagcagacgagatcttgATCCATCAATTTGCCTATACAGAAATGGTCTTTAAACGCTTTTTCATGGACAAAACACACCCATTAAGTACATCAATGGGTGTTCGATCAATTGAAGTGAATAAGCATTCGTTCCGACTTCTAGAAGAGGATgatgaactccttggtcctgaaatactctatctcagtGTAATTGTTATGCATTTATAGGcggtgcagatcgtattggttATGCAGATACAAGATtagaatgcggagactcaaatatttgaaacaaggttttcatctaGGGGaataaaatacgcgatgcactcttttttccttactaaggtttttaatgaggcacattatcttttaatgaacatccaaaggggggtgttataaatatattatattatggatgttcatttagtactccattgtaaataagcttcctgaagaagcttatccatatggtactccgccgtaaatatgtttatctatttagtactctattggaaataagcctcctgaagaagcttatcacttcggtactcgattatggataaatattaccctcgATATAAGATTATCCATAAcgggtataataagtttatcctttcgatactccgttatggataaacattacccagtagaagattattcaCACCGGGTATAATAAGCCTATCCTTTCGATACTACGTtttggataaacattacccccatagaagattatccatactgggtacaatgagcttattctTTCAGTACTctattatggataaatattacccctagtagaagattatctatacctggtacaatgaacttatcctttcagtactgtgttatggataaacattactctcagtagaagattatccgtATCTGATATAGTAGCAACTTAcatagcagcttgcagtagcaacttacatagaagagatttcagttcaattcattatgtacatcagtttgaattcaaATAATGTATcaatttctctctatacttgtctttactttaccgtctttattttataacagaagacaatttttattttgttataaacGCAGCGAGAGAACTTTTCTATGGGTCAACTTGAGCTATCCAGAATTATTCCAATTGACTAAACAAACAAATGTTTATACTTTTTTATAAAGTTTTTTATGGTTTGACTTGAGCTACCTAGAATTAATCCAAGTTCCAAGCAACTAAAATGAGCCATCGATAAGTATATTTTTAGTCCGACCTGTCCGACCCAGGCAGTAAGTCGCGTCACGATTTTTTGGGCCAATTTGACGTCCCTATACCCAACCCCTCATCCTAAAGAGTAAAGATCAGAAGCATAGAAAAATGGCACAAAACATTATAGTCTCCACCTTTAAGAATTATGCTGCTGAGTTTTTTATTATCTGGTAACTGCATTTCATTATTAGCATAGATATAGGTATACACTTGTAAGCACATCCCAAGCAAAAATTGATCAGCTGTATACAACTGATTGGTGACTTCATCACATAAGAGACCTCGAAACAGATTTGCCTGTATGCTCATAATAAGggaaagaaagaacagaaagtTGTCCTTGTTCTATCTAGGTAAAACTATTCGGTGTCATTGTATTGCTTCAGTAAAGCAACTGTTGGCTACCTTATGAAGCAGGTAAAATGAGTTGACGTGAGCTTGTGAATTCTCTCTCAACTCGGTTCTACTATCTTCCCATCTTCAACAGCACCAGCAGATGCTATACTATGGAATACTCTCCACGAAAATGCTGTTACCAACATCAAAACCAGTTAAATAAGCAGCTCTATAGGCAACACAATCAATTCAGAGTAGCATTATCAACACTTACTCTGGGAATGCAAAATGCTTCTTGCAGAttgaaatcttttttttttccccttTTAAGGGAGGACCAGGGAAAGGGGaatcagagagagagagagaggcaatACCAAATACACGGTTGTCATGCAGTCAACACTTGTGAAAGGGCATTTCCACCTTAGATGGAACCTTGGTCCACCTCATCTGAGCTTTCTTCATACATGAATGAACTATCCTCGCTGCCACTACCTTGATCACTACTATCACtgctctctgatgcactcatgaATGAAGAGCTATCAGATGCAAGACTGCTCAAGTGTGATGAGGAGTTAATTTCGCTATTCACATCACCGTTGTTATGTTGTTCAACATCATTAAAGCTGTGAAAGACGGATAAAGGGAAACAAATAAATAGCACAGATGGATCACCAATTATTTTCATGTTCAAGTAATGGAAGAACAAACCAACCTGCCTTCCAAAGGAAACTCTGCTAAAACACATAAATCGGGCCTTTCTTCTGACAATCGCACTATAGGAATAAAGCTGATTGGCACACACAACCAGAAAGTCAAAAGTCTATCTTCTTAATGATGTTGAAAAGTTAACTAGAAGTTGTACTACCTAGGGCTGTAGCACCGATGGTACCAGTCACCTTCAGATACCAGACCCTCTCGATTAGATATATCCTGTGTGAAAGCAGTTCAAGTGAAACCATCAATAAAGAGAACAGGAAACGAAAGGTGCAAAGTTCTTAGTAAGACTGTTATGAGCAGAAGTTTATACATACAAGATATTTAAGATGCCCAAAATCCCCTGCAAGCACTGCTGCTAACAGCCTTGCTACTTCTACCTACAGTCCACATAAGTTAAGACCACTTCCTTTCTCGACTTACTTCCCCATTTATTTCCTACCAGATATGGGAAACGAGGATGTTCGGGGGAAAGAACACTTACTTCTTTCAAATGCATGCAATCCCTCAAAATCAATACCTGGAGTAAGCCCCCACCCACACTGCCTCCTAGATTCCTGTAATGTGAATGCTATTAGAATAAAAATAGTGCTAAAAAGATCACAAGTTCATATACAAACTTGAGTCGGAGGGGCTAATGGGAAACCTACTTGAGAAAAGCACCAGTAATCGAGTAGGATGTTGAAAAGTCAATGTACCTCAATTTACGAAATCcctacaaaaataaacaaaaccgAGGATTGTACAATTAGGTTCCCTTGGAAAAGCAACCACTGtagcagtgttgtcaaaggcgcgcttGACACATAGCTTGACACGCCTCCTAAACTCTAACACAGAGTAGAAAAATCCAACTCGAACAAAAGTGGTCTAACTTTAGAAATTTTCTCGAAGTTACCTGATAAATTATAAGTTTACAGAACATTTAAGTTCCAGTGTAAATAACAACATCAGGGGTAAAATTGCTAACGACATAGCATTTCAACTTTTTCTTGGCTCAAGTATGTCACAAGCTGAAGAGTTTATCAATTAGGCCAAAAGagagaaatgacaacaaaatacaGATAAATGCTCAACCGATAGCAATTCTGAGATGATGCTTTAATTCAATGTTGCTTAAGGAGTTCAAAAGAGAGTGTAGGCTAAAAAACCCAATGTGCAGTCTTTTCATACAGCCCCAAAAGGGGAGAGGTTTCTGTAGCTCCTTCTTCAGTAAACTAAACTATTTACAGTCAAGCCAGCTTTGCACCTAGGTAACATAGAGAGATCACTAGAACCAGGTAAATGACTGGATCAGCAAGTAATAGTTCAACGTTACAACCATGAAAAATCAAAATTGGACGGTGTATAATTAAATGAATATGAATAGTGCTGCTCattcggatcggatatccgaaattcGAACTGATCCACTCAATTTCGGATTTCGaatttcggattggatcggatttcagattgtgtttattaaaatttcgaattttggatcggattcggattggtatattttaatccgatacgatccgaaattattaggcaatgtataaatactacactttaatttcggatagtcagtacttcctttacatcttcctccaagttaatacctttacaattgctagatttagctatattgaCACCATAGCACTATCATAATTGCATAaatatgaatttttcttaatgtattgtctcttttacaaagaaaatatacatattagtttgcaactttgaggcataataatacgaTCCGAAATCCGGtccaatccaaactttaaaatccgatccgatataattcggataagattcggattgcattttctagaatccgaaTCCGAAATGTGCTAAATCCTCTTGTGTGTGTATCTATATCTCTGAAGCCTTATTTCCTATCTAAGAACTTCACTCTATTTTTCTGCATTAGTGATCTGAGTCATTTGTTTGTCTGATCAACAAACTTGTGTGCTTATACTAAATCTAGGGGAATCtgtcaaaaataaaatagagtATTCCTTTCCAGGTCAATGATCTCATCAGTTCAGCCACATGGTCTGGATGAGCCTTGAAACCATAGACAAAGCAAGTATTAAGAAAATTCTTAAAACTTTCCATGTGCAGcagattctaaaataaaacgctTCCTTTTCTTTACAAATGGCAAATGAAAAAGTACCAAGTTTTCAGGAAATTTGATGCATTGATGAAAACAAGCATAATGGTACTGATGGTGCAGACAATCTCAATGCAACCATCATTGTGTTATACAGCGTGAAGCTTAAAGTGATAAAGCCGAGCTTGCAAAACAATGTTGATGTAGTCTATACAAAAGAAGTAGCTTCACCGTGCAACTTCTAATATAGTTGTCAACTCACCTTAAATTAGCAAGAACAGCATCATTGACAAATGTCATCCAGATTAAACTCAAAATTCATGTATTGGCTAGTCTAGACTGGTTTCTGGTACCAACAAAGGAAATAGTATAGCATGAGACATTAGCTTTTTATTTGACAGCGCTAGGTACTTGCTAGAACTAGAAGCAAGTCAGCTTCAAATAGCTTCATTGCACTAGACTCAAGTTGTATAGTAAGACATAGCTACACACCCCGTAATTCCATCTGAATGGCATACAGACCCAAACAAGGCCTTGAAACGCTGGATAGAAACGCAAAAGAAGATCAATATACTGAAAAGCTTCATTCTCAAAAAACAGACCTTAGCGAGTATGCGAGCTTTATAATCATGCAACTTAAATCCCCTTAGAGCCAATGAAGATAGGTGAGGACAATTGCTCACTAGATCACTGCATGTTGGCAGTTTCAAACTGTCGTCTCGACCTGAATACAAACATGGATTATGGAAAAAATTCGTTAAATGGCTAttaagaaagcaaaagaaaagcaaATAGAAAGATAAAAGAATGCACCTGTTTTTGACGATTCAAAGAATAGACGCTCAATCAAGGGACAAAATTTACTTATAGACTCCAGTGTCTGCCTTAATTCCACATGACTATCAGATGAACAAAACATTTCATGTTATAATCACTGACATTGAAACTAGAGACGAAACTAGAAATGGAGCCATTCGctcacaaaaaaaaagaaaagaataagaatTTATCATGATTGTACTAGAATTTAGtatgagggtgtttggctaagcttataagctggtcaaactagcttataagcactttttggcttatctacgcgtttggtaaaattaaaagtgcttataagccaaaagtcataagttggtctcccccaacttatcaaatttcagcttataagcactttaggtttaaccaaatatttactattctatccctaaaatacttctttttaaaacaaaactcttcgtaCACCCAGTTCTTCAgctgcttattattaatttcagcacttttatccaaacacgtaactgcttattttttaaatcagcttcagcacttaaaagtgtttttcagcacctaatgcttatcagctactctaaatcagctaagccaaacaGGCTCTATAAACAAATTATGGTCTTATTGGATCCCCGGTACTATCCATGTTGTTGACAAATAATTCAGAGTAAATGATCAACAAAATAAATGAGTTGTGACAGAAGGAACTAAAAAGTAGTGAgttattctaattttttttttttttgataaagaaGGTAATGTGCTTTTTACTTGAACAAACGAATGACTTTCAGGCGAAGTATTTCAATTAATTGGAATCTACTGTTGataagaatgaaaaatacaaaccAGAAACATGTGATATAAAATATGGTGTTTCAGACGAAGTACTTAAATCACTTGGGCTCTGTGTTGTTCACAATAATAACAAACACCAAACTAAAAACATGAGGCTATACTTGTGCTGTTCCCACAAAGCAACTAAAAGAGAACTCATGCTGCCACCTATTATTTAACTTCAAATGCTTATCTTGAGTGATTAATAAGACAAAGAAATATCCCACCAAGAATCTGTTCACGAATGCCTTTAGCCTCTCAATGAAGGTCaaaaaacaacaatcaaacatGAAGGCACTAAATCCATGGTACTTCTACTTACTTTTCAGCAGTATGCATAAGCAATTTTGGACCACAAAAGAATAAAACAGAAGAAACTATTAATTCCAATACTTACAGGCCAACAATTTCCAGATCAAGCAAAGATGGGCAGGCTGACAATGCAGCGTTAAGTGCAGTATTGTCCAATCTTTCGATATTGTACAGGTGCAACCTTCTCAAGCAAGCTCTTAATTTTCCAAGAAGGCAGAGCGAAGAAGCAACTTAGTACTTCagcttttaat
Above is a window of Nicotiana tabacum cultivar K326 chromosome 8, ASM71507v2, whole genome shotgun sequence DNA encoding:
- the LOC107762854 gene encoding F-box protein At4g02760; the protein is MDTLLLRRQSLAMETPKPSPKRPCCSATSGLNPKSTTSSNGFSSYIDHDVLLESFLGLSDSSFDLSFNRLLSSKASDSEQNDMINRALRLGSALLEAGKRSARARDSMHNAVVWALPSDLTIKVFSLLDTQSLCYAAVTSSFFKNCAADPACYANVDLITVVPRVNNVVVATMVHRAGNGLQSLKLGFVPGPLASSSGSSQPMVNFIRKSTDAAGFSWNDKRSRQGKEYSILTRSCLAPLNANNGTPGACLRRLHLYNIERLDNTALNAALSACPSLLDLEIVGLHVELRQTLESISKFCPLIERLFFESSKTGRDDSLKLPTCSDLVSNCPHLSSLALRGFKLHDYKARILAKGFRKLRYIDFSTSYSITGAFLKNLGGSVGGGLLQVLILRDCMHLKEVEVARLLAAVLAGDFGHLKYLDISNREGLVSEGDWYHRCYSPSFIPIVRLSEERPDLCVLAEFPLEGSFNDVEQHNNGDVNSEINSSSHLSSLASDSSSFMSASESSDSSDQGSGSEDSSFMYEESSDEVDQGSI